The following are from one region of the Plutella xylostella chromosome 21, ilPluXylo3.1, whole genome shotgun sequence genome:
- the LOC105392769 gene encoding UPF0729 protein AAEL015238 gives MVCVPCFIVPVLLFLWHKFIQPYVLRYWNPWAVKDADGNVVPTEFPLKCEGGVCAFSRKPVENKESLSEPKEEAKDTNTCPKDRIKAE, from the coding sequence atgGTGTGTGTACCGTGCTTCATTGTTCCTGTCCTATTATTCTTGTGGCACAAATTTATTCAGCCCTACGTGCTACGATACTGGAACCCGTGGGCTGTGAAAGATGCTGACGGTAACGTGGTGCCGACGGAATTCCCCTTGAAATGCGAGGGAGGAGTGTGCGCGTTTAGCAGAAAACCCGTCGAGAACAAAGAATCACTTTCCGAGCCTAAGGAGGAAGCCAAAGATACTAACACGTGTCCGAAGGATAGGATAAAAGCAGAGTGA
- the LOC105392770 gene encoding 46 kDa FK506-binding nuclear protein isoform X1: protein MFWGLIMEPNKRYTQVVEKPFHISQAALDISTGDNEACQVMVVVESKNFLVATLQKTKQIQVPLDLYFKAGDAISFLTNGNGKSNVHLTGYLDPEFEDMSGDEEEEEEDEEEAPELVPVNTKNKRKLETSNDAAAKKPKQDKKAAKKAPAADDSDASDDDDDDQLAKFLDGEDVDTDENDESFKVNTSADDSDEEDSDEEEEDDDDSDEEAPQQNGDAESSDEAEAETTVDSTLETDIDTSKLSKSAKRRLKKKLAQEKAAGAQVNGKAKKADEKPPQQKAEKKEQQQKAKKEIEPAEKKEKKALSGGVAIEDLKVGNGPVAKPGKVVQVYYEGRLKSNNKMFDNCLKGPGFKFRLGSKEVISGWDIGVAGMKVGGKRKIVCPPAMAYGAKGSPPVIPPNSTLVFEVELKNVK, encoded by the exons ATGTTTTGGG GACTAATAATGGAACCTAACAAGCGGTACACCCAAGTGGTGGAGAAGCCGTTCCACATCTCCCAGGCTGCGCTGGACATCTCCACCGGAGACAATGAGGCCTGCCAGGTCATGGTGGTTGTGGAGTCCAAGAACTTCCTCGTGGCCACTCTGCAGAAGACCAAGCAGATCCAGGTTCCCCTCGACCTGTACTTCAAGGCAGGAGACGCTATTTCATTCTTGACAAATGGTAATG GTAAGAGCAATGTCCACTTAACGGGATACTTGGACCCTGAGTTTGAGGACATGTCTGGTGACGAGGAGGAGGAGGAAGAAGATGAGGAGGAGGCCCCGGAGCTGGTCCCCGTCAACACCAAGAACAAGAGGAAACTGGAGACCAGCAATGATGCTGCGGCTAAGAAGCCCAAG CAAGACAAAAAGGCAGCTAAGAAGGCACCAGCGGCTGATGACAGCGACGCCTccgacgatgatgatgatgaccagCTGGCCAAGTTCCTGGACGGAGAGGATGTGGACACTGACGAGAATGATGAGTCTTTCAAAGTGAACACCTCAGCCGATGACAG TGATGAGGAAGATTCTGATGAAGAAGAGGAAGACGATGATGACTCTGATGAGGAGGCTCCACAGCAGAATGGTGATGCCGAGTCATCAGACGAGGCCGAGGCTGAGACTACAGTGGACAGCACGCTGGAGACAGACATTGACACATCCAAGCTCAGTAAGAGCGCAAAACGACGACTGAAGAAGAAGCTCGCACAAGAGAAGGCGGCGGGAGCCCAAGTCAATGGCAAAGCTAAG AAGGCCGATGAAAAGCCACCTCAGCAAAAGGCAGAGAAGAAGGAACAGCAACAGAAAGCCAAAAAGGAAATAGAACCCGCGGAGAAGAAGGAGAAGAAAGCACTCAGCGGCGGCGTCGCCATTGAAGACTTGAAAGTTGGAAACGGTCCAGTAGCAAAGCCCGGCAAAGTTGTACAG GTATACTACGAGGGTCGCCTAAAGTCGAATAACAAGATGTTCGACAACTGCCTGAAGGGGCCCGGGTTCAAGTTCCGGCTGGGGTCCAAGGAGGTGATCTCTGGGTGGGACATCGGCGTCGCTGGCATGAAAGTGGGAGGCAAGAGGAAAATCGTGTGCCCACCCGCCATGGC ATATGGTGCTAAAGGCTCCCCACCAGTGATCCCCCCCAACTCGACGCTAGTCTTCGAAGTGGAACTGAAGAACGTGAAGTAA
- the LOC105392770 gene encoding 46 kDa FK506-binding nuclear protein isoform X2, which yields MFWGLIMEPNKRYTQVVEKPFHISQAALDISTGDNEACQVMVVVESKNFLVATLQKTKQIQVPLDLYFKAGDAISFLTNGKSNVHLTGYLDPEFEDMSGDEEEEEEDEEEAPELVPVNTKNKRKLETSNDAAAKKPKQDKKAAKKAPAADDSDASDDDDDDQLAKFLDGEDVDTDENDESFKVNTSADDSDEEDSDEEEEDDDDSDEEAPQQNGDAESSDEAEAETTVDSTLETDIDTSKLSKSAKRRLKKKLAQEKAAGAQVNGKAKKADEKPPQQKAEKKEQQQKAKKEIEPAEKKEKKALSGGVAIEDLKVGNGPVAKPGKVVQVYYEGRLKSNNKMFDNCLKGPGFKFRLGSKEVISGWDIGVAGMKVGGKRKIVCPPAMAYGAKGSPPVIPPNSTLVFEVELKNVK from the exons ATGTTTTGGG GACTAATAATGGAACCTAACAAGCGGTACACCCAAGTGGTGGAGAAGCCGTTCCACATCTCCCAGGCTGCGCTGGACATCTCCACCGGAGACAATGAGGCCTGCCAGGTCATGGTGGTTGTGGAGTCCAAGAACTTCCTCGTGGCCACTCTGCAGAAGACCAAGCAGATCCAGGTTCCCCTCGACCTGTACTTCAAGGCAGGAGACGCTATTTCATTCTTGACAAATG GTAAGAGCAATGTCCACTTAACGGGATACTTGGACCCTGAGTTTGAGGACATGTCTGGTGACGAGGAGGAGGAGGAAGAAGATGAGGAGGAGGCCCCGGAGCTGGTCCCCGTCAACACCAAGAACAAGAGGAAACTGGAGACCAGCAATGATGCTGCGGCTAAGAAGCCCAAG CAAGACAAAAAGGCAGCTAAGAAGGCACCAGCGGCTGATGACAGCGACGCCTccgacgatgatgatgatgaccagCTGGCCAAGTTCCTGGACGGAGAGGATGTGGACACTGACGAGAATGATGAGTCTTTCAAAGTGAACACCTCAGCCGATGACAG TGATGAGGAAGATTCTGATGAAGAAGAGGAAGACGATGATGACTCTGATGAGGAGGCTCCACAGCAGAATGGTGATGCCGAGTCATCAGACGAGGCCGAGGCTGAGACTACAGTGGACAGCACGCTGGAGACAGACATTGACACATCCAAGCTCAGTAAGAGCGCAAAACGACGACTGAAGAAGAAGCTCGCACAAGAGAAGGCGGCGGGAGCCCAAGTCAATGGCAAAGCTAAG AAGGCCGATGAAAAGCCACCTCAGCAAAAGGCAGAGAAGAAGGAACAGCAACAGAAAGCCAAAAAGGAAATAGAACCCGCGGAGAAGAAGGAGAAGAAAGCACTCAGCGGCGGCGTCGCCATTGAAGACTTGAAAGTTGGAAACGGTCCAGTAGCAAAGCCCGGCAAAGTTGTACAG GTATACTACGAGGGTCGCCTAAAGTCGAATAACAAGATGTTCGACAACTGCCTGAAGGGGCCCGGGTTCAAGTTCCGGCTGGGGTCCAAGGAGGTGATCTCTGGGTGGGACATCGGCGTCGCTGGCATGAAAGTGGGAGGCAAGAGGAAAATCGTGTGCCCACCCGCCATGGC ATATGGTGCTAAAGGCTCCCCACCAGTGATCCCCCCCAACTCGACGCTAGTCTTCGAAGTGGAACTGAAGAACGTGAAGTAA
- the LOC105392771 gene encoding 40S ribosomal protein S17 — translation MGRVRTKTVKKAAKIIIEKYYTRLTLDFDTNKRICEEIAIIPTKPLRNKIAGFATHLMRRLRHSQVRGISIKLQEEERERRDNYVPEVSALEHDIIEVDPDTKDMLKMLDFNNINGLQLTQPATSNYAGRR, via the exons atg GGTCGTGTCAGGACCAAGACCGTCAAGAAAGCGGCGAAAATTATCATTGAGAAGTACTACACAAGGTTGACTTTGGATTTTGATACCAACAAGAGGATATGTGAGGAAATCGCTATCATTCCCACCAAGCCTCTTCGTAACAAGATCGCTGG GTTTGCCACCCACTTGATGAGGCGTCTCCGACACTCCCAGGTGCGTGGTATCTCCATCAAGCTTCAAGAGGAGGAGCGTGAGAGACGTGACAACTACGTCCCAGAGGTTTCTGCCCTGGAACATGACATCATTGAGGTTGACCCTGACACCAAGGACATGTTGAAGATGCTCGACTTCAACAACATCAACGGTCTTCAGCTAACTCAGCCTGCCACCTCAAACTACGCTGGCAGACGTTAA
- the LOC105392779 gene encoding ubiquitin carboxyl-terminal hydrolase 3, whose translation MDCVHVVDHVKVVTDHIVQDDRITKSFDCSECSVKDQIWLCLHCGAVHCGRYVNGHAEKHAQATDHQLCISCDNFSVYCYKCDDYVSSDTDDQIIGKLRKVLQQNSRVNDKDGLLEQSEENSKDGSLVSNNSSVQNTEQPSSPLGAEERNASSGETPDGNDMKVPTTSKIDEPVRNLRPRSRKRSHSEDSSSAENSSKKVEKKLSSINGKSPKDRKVVGLKNLGNTCFMNAVLQSLSNIQEFSCYFSSLPSLEMKTNGRKVYHSRSYTRQEMTDLVMAEELRKVLINLSTGGCGSKGAISPECLFLVIWKVVPRFRGYQQQDAHEFLRYMLDRLHTELQQLLPAEGKDAARSASIVTAVFGGTLQSEVRCLACGAVSKKLDPFLDLSLELPDLPASREPAALPACLASFLQVEELADTERYHCASCKCKQKSTKQFWLRRLPNVLCLHLKRFRWHNYFRTKVDTSISFPLSALDMSQFVPASGRGERALYDLAAVIVHHGSGAGSGHYTAFAINEDQWFHFNDQTVRATDAETVASCKPYILFYIRREISLPPLATAL comes from the exons ATGGATTGTGTACATGTAGTTGACCACGTAAAGGTTGTTACCGACCACATCGTTCAAGACGACAGGATCACAAAGAGCTTCGACTGTTCAG AATGTTCCGTGAAGGACCAGATATGGCTGTGTCTGCATTGCGGGGCGGTGCACTGTGGGCGGTATGTCAATGGCCATGCGGAGAAACATGCACAGGCCACGGACCATCAGCTGTGTATCAGCTGCGACAACTTCTCTGTTTACTG TTACAAGTGCGATGACTATGTATCAAGTGACACTGATGATCAGATAATAGGCAAACTACGGAAAGTTTTACAACAGAACAGTAGAGTAAATGACAAGGATGGTCTTTTGGAGCAAAGTGAAGAGAACAGTAAAGATGGCAGCCTAGTGTCCAATAACTCGTCAGTACAGAACACGGAACAACCTAGTTCTCCTTTAGGGGCTGAAGAGAGAAATGCATCCTCTGGTGAAACACCTGATGGAAATGATATGAAGGTGCCTACAACTTCTAAG ATTGATGAGCCTGTGCGAAACCTGCGACCGCGCTCGCGGAAACGCTCTCACTCTGAAGACAGCAGTTCAGCAGAAAACTCATCTAAAAAAGTCGAAAAAAAGTTATCTTCTATCAATGGAAAGAGTCCAAAAGACAGAAAAGTTGTAGGTCTGAAGAATTTAGGCAACACCTGTTTCATGAACGCGGTGCTGCAGAGTCTTAGCAATATTCAGGAGTTCAGCTGCTATTTCAGCAGTCTACCTTCTTTGGAGATGAAAACTAATGGAAGGAAGGTGTATCATTCAAGGAGTTATACGAGACAGGAGATGACTGATTTAGTAATGGCTGAAGAGCTTAGAAAG GTGCTAATAAACCTGTCGACGGGCGGGTGCGGGTCGAAGGGCGCCATCTCGCCGGAGTGCCTGTTCCTGGTGATCTGGAAGGTGGTGCCGAGGTTCCGCGGCTACCAGCAGCAGGACGCGCACGAGTTCCTGCGGTACATGCTCGACAG ATTGCACACGGAGCTGCAGCAGCTACTGCCGGCGGAGGGCAAGGACGCGGCGCGCTCCGCCTCCATCGTCACCGCCGTGTTCGGGGGCACGCTGCAGAGCGAG GTGCGATGCCTCGCCTGCGGTGCCGTCAGCAAGAAGCTGGACCCCTTCCTGGACCTCTCCTTAGAGCTGCCGGACCTGCCCGCGTCCCGCGAGCCCGCCGCGCTGCCCGCCTGCCTCGCCAGCTTCCTGCAG GTGGAAGAGCTAGCGGACACGGAGCGCTACCACTGCGCGTCGTGCAAGTGCAAGCAGAAGTCCACCAAGCAGTTCTGGCTGCGGCGGCTGCCCAACGTGCTCTGTCTGCATCTCAAGCGGTTCCGCTGGCATAATTACTTCAG AACCAAAGTGGACACGTCGATATCGTTCCCGCTGTCGGCGCTGGACATGTCCCAGTTCGTGCCGGCGAGCGGGCGCGGCGAGCGCGCGCTGTACGACCTGGCCGCCGTCATCGTGCACCACGGCTCCGG TGCGGGGTCAGGCCACTACACAGCGTTTGCGATAAACGAAGACCAGTGGTTCCACTTCAACGACCAGACGGTGCGGGCGACGGACGCGGAGACGGTGGCTTCGTGCAAGCCCTACATATTGTTCTACATCCGGAGGGAAATATCCCTCCCCCCGCTAGCCACCGCCTTGTGA